TTAGGCTTAAGTTATTTTTTTTAGTTAAAAATTTTAGAATTATCAAAACAAAGGAGCGTGAAAAAGTTGGAGGTTTCGTTATTTAAGCACTTTAGTGCGATGGCTATTTATGCTTTAGTGTTATATGTAATAGTTGAACTTTTTAGGAAAAACTACAAGCTGGCAACGTATTTCTATGTACTAGTTTTACTTTCATCTCCTCTTTGGTTGCAAAACATAGAGGGCTGGTTTAGGTGGATGAAGTATCTCAGTATTTTTGTCCCTATCATAATATTAGGTTACACCAGAATAGCTTATGTAGATGATAAAAAAGGTTTTGTTTGGAATATATTAAAGAATGCTAAGTTCCTATGGTTCTTTTATGCAATAATGTTTTTAAATATTATAGAAGCTACAATTCAGGATATAGAGTTAGGAAATTATTTTAATGCAGCTGTTGGTTTGATTCTTTGTGCAACCATACCTTATGCGACTAAATATTGGAGATTTAGAAAAAAAGAAAATGCGGTATTAATAGCTTATACTACGATTGCTTGGGCCTTTTTATATACAACTTGGAACGCCTGTTTTGTGTATTCAGAAAGTCCAATGTACTTTGCTGGTTCATTGACCATACTGTTGGTAGCTTTTTTCTATCCCATTCTAAAGAAAAAGCCTGAGTTATATGTCCATGCTAGGGTATATACTTTGGCCACTCATTTGCTATTAAGAGCAGCTTATGATATTTTTCCAGCAACCATGGATGCGTCTTCTTGGTTTAATACCGAGGTGCTAAAATGGTGGGGAATAATTAATTTAATTATGGCAGTTCCATACCTTATTTGGCATATACAACAATTACGGTCTGGTAATGCAGATGAAAGTTTTGGTTTAAAAATTAGCTCTAAACAAAAAATCATAGCTTAATTAAGAAGTGGGGGAATATAAATGGCAAAAGAAAGAGTGTTAGACTTAGCAAATAAAATTAGTAGAACTAAGAGGGGTTCAAAAGGAGAGATTACTCCAGATCGTCCAGAATATAAGATTTTGGAACCTGTTGTTACAGAAGAGATGGCGGATGTTGCCCTTTGCCTAGAATTGCGCAAACCTCAAACTGCATCCGAAGTAGCTAAGCAATGTGGCAAAAGCGAAAAGGAGACAGCAGAAATTTTATGGCAGCTTGCAGAGTATGGCGTCGTATTTGTAGAAAAGGTTGACGGTGTTGATAAATACTGGATTGAACTGTGGGTTCCGGGACATATGGAACTGATGGTAAATAATAAAGAGATAGTTAAGAAATATCCTCAGATAGGACGTGCCTTTGAAGAGTATGGAAGGGCAAGAGCTCCACTAGCTGTAGGAAACTTTCCAATAGGAAAGGGTCCTATGCGAGTAATTCCTATCGAAACATCCATCGAAGGGGAAACTAGAAGAGCATCATATGAGGAAGTTTCTAAATATTTAAATGATAACACCGTCTTTTCTGTTTCCGACTGTTCTTGTCGTACAGCAAGAGAAGTTATGGGGGAAGGATGTGGCCATTTAAAAGAAGAGATGTGTATTCAGCTGGGTAAAGCCGCTGAGTATTATATACGTACAGGTAGAGGTCGGGAAATTAGCCGGGATGAAGCATTTGAAATAATCAAAAAGGCGGAAGAAAATGGTTTGATGCATAGTATACCAAACTTAGATGGTGTTGGTGAGACCCATGCTATATGCAACTGTTGTGGATGCTCATGCTTAGCTATTAGAAATGCCGGGATGTTTTTGCATAGCGACTTTGTTCGCTCCAATTATATTTCACAAGTGGATGAAGAAAAATGTGTCGCTTGTGGTGAATGTGCTGAAGTTTGCCCTGTCAATGCATTGAAGCTAGGACAAAAGCTATGCAGCAAAAATCCTGTGGAACTCAAAGAAAGAGAGGAGTTGCCTTCTAACTCAGAGTGGGGTCCAGAGAAGTGGAATGAAGACTATCGCATAAATAAAGAAAATGTTGTGGAAACTGGAACAAGCCCATGTAAAACTAATTGCCCAGCTCATATTTCTGTACAAGGCTATATCAAACTAGCTGCTCAAGGTAATTATTTAGAAGCTTTAGAGCTTATAAAACATGAAAATCCTTTCCCAGCAGTATGTGGTCGAATTTGTCCAAAAAAATGTGAATCAGATTGTACTCGAGGAGATGTAGACGACCCAGTAGCTATTGATGATATTAAAAAGTTTATCGCCGAACAAGAGTTAAAATCAGATAGTCGTTTTGTACCAAAAGTCAAAAATCAATATGATAAAAAGATTGCTGTTGTGGGAGCTGGACCATCAGGACTTTCTTGTGCTTATTACTTAGCTGTTGATGGATATGAAGTTACGGTATTTGAAAAAGAAAAGATGCTTGGCGGTATGTTGACACTAGGGATTCCGTCTTATAGACTGGGAAAAAAAGTGATTAACGCTGAAATTGATATTTTACGTGAACTTGGTGTTACTTTTAAAACTGGTGTAGAAGTTGGTAAAGACGTGAGTCTTCAAGAATTAAGGAGTGAAGGGTATGAAGCCTTTTATGTAGCTATTGGTGCTCAGCTAGGAAGAAAGATAGGCCTTGAAGGTGAAGATGCAAAAGGAGTGCTTACAGGCATTGACTTTTTACGTAAGGTTAATTTAGGAGAAGATTTAAAACTAACCGGTAATACCGTTGTCATAGGTGGCGGTAACGTTGCAATTGATGTTGCTAGGACTGCTACTAGAATTGGGGCATCGAAGGTTGATATGTTCTGTCTTGAAGATCGTGAGCAAATGCCAGCACTTAAAGAAGAAATAGATGAAGCTATTTGTGAAGGTATCGAAATTAGCAACTCTTGGGGACCTAAGCGTATTGTTACCGAGAATGGTCGTGTAGTTGGCGTGGAGTTTAAAAAATGCATTTCAGTTATCGATAGTAGCGGGAATTTTAACCCAGTATTCGATGAAAACAAAACAAAAATTGTTAAAGCAGATAATGTGTTGATTTCAGTTGGTCAGGCTATGGATTGGGGCAGTATACTGGAGAACAGTAAAGCGAACCTAAACGCAAATCAAACTATAAAGGCAGACTCTTTTACACTTCAAACAGATGAGCCTGATGTATTTGCAGGTGGTGACTCTATGACTGGTCCTAGTTTTGCTATCGATGCAATTTCAATGGGGAAAGAAGCGGCAATTTCGATACATCGCTTTGTTCACCCAGGACAGAGTTTAGTTATAGGTAGAGATAGAAGGGAGTTTTACTCATTTAACAAAGAAGACTTAATCATAGATGGTTATGACCGTACGCCAAGACAAAGAACAGAGCATGTTGATGCAGCTAAAGCCAAAAAATCATTTGATGATTTGCGTTCTACATTTACAGAAGAACAGGTTAAAAAAGAATCTGAACGTTGTTTAGGGTGTGGTGTTACCACAGTAGACGAATATATGTGCTTAGGATGTGGCGCATGTACAACCAGATGTAAGTTTGATGCAATTGGCCTTGTCAGAAAATATGATGAAGAAAATGTGGAGCTAGAAAAGCTTAAACCTTTAGTTGTTAAACAAGTGATTAAGCGTAAAGGAAAAATTACTGCTAGAAAGGTCAACAAGTTTGTGACTGGAGTTTTCTCTAGCAAGGATAACTAAACAATTTTTTGAGGTGGTAAACTTGCATGAACTAGGTGTTGTAATAGAAGTGGTAAAAACTGTTGAAAATTTTGCAAAGGATAATAACTTAACCCAAATAGATACGTTGGTACTTCAAATTGGAGAGTTATCATCAATGATTCCCAGGTATGTTGAAGCATGCTATCCAGCTGCAGTGGACGGAACTTTATTAGAGAATACAAAGTTGGAGATAGAGATTTTGCCGGCTAATATTCTTTGTAAAGAGTGTAATGAAGTTTTTAAACTCACAGATGGTGGCAATAGTTGTCCTAATTGTAGTAGCGAAAATATAGAGTTGCTATCAGGAAAAGAGTTTATGGTAAAAGAGATTATAGCGTGTTGAAGTTTTAATACTAAACATTGAATTAGGGAGATGTAGTATTAACCAAGTGCTATAGAATACAGAAAACGTAAGAGAAGTCCATTATAGTAACGGACTTCTCTTACTGTTATAGCTAATATAGATGTGGCGATAACGGCAACACTTGATCAATTTTCAGTGAAATCAAATCGGTATCTTCCACTAGCTCTAAGATATCTTCAACCTCGCCATGTACTAGTACACCAAAAACATTCATGCCATTTTCATCAACATAGTCTAAAGCTTGTTGATAATACTCCACTTTATAAGAAACTCTCTCCCTTCACTATATAAACGAAACAAAGTCAAAAAGGTTACACACCATTTAAAGACAATTATATTAGAATATACAATTAATTTGAATATGGATTATAGGAATTTTGCTATTTTATACCAAATTAAAAGCAAGTGAATATTGACACTTTTACCACCATCATATAGACT
This genomic interval from Proteinivorax tanatarense contains the following:
- a CDS encoding anti sigma factor C-terminal domain-containing protein; its protein translation is MEYYQQALDYVDENGMNVFGVLVHGEVEDILELVEDTDLISLKIDQVLPLSPHLY
- a CDS encoding hydrogenase maturation nickel metallochaperone HypA, which codes for MHELGVVIEVVKTVENFAKDNNLTQIDTLVLQIGELSSMIPRYVEACYPAAVDGTLLENTKLEIEILPANILCKECNEVFKLTDGGNSCPNCSSENIELLSGKEFMVKEIIAC
- a CDS encoding FAD-dependent oxidoreductase is translated as MAKERVLDLANKISRTKRGSKGEITPDRPEYKILEPVVTEEMADVALCLELRKPQTASEVAKQCGKSEKETAEILWQLAEYGVVFVEKVDGVDKYWIELWVPGHMELMVNNKEIVKKYPQIGRAFEEYGRARAPLAVGNFPIGKGPMRVIPIETSIEGETRRASYEEVSKYLNDNTVFSVSDCSCRTAREVMGEGCGHLKEEMCIQLGKAAEYYIRTGRGREISRDEAFEIIKKAEENGLMHSIPNLDGVGETHAICNCCGCSCLAIRNAGMFLHSDFVRSNYISQVDEEKCVACGECAEVCPVNALKLGQKLCSKNPVELKEREELPSNSEWGPEKWNEDYRINKENVVETGTSPCKTNCPAHISVQGYIKLAAQGNYLEALELIKHENPFPAVCGRICPKKCESDCTRGDVDDPVAIDDIKKFIAEQELKSDSRFVPKVKNQYDKKIAVVGAGPSGLSCAYYLAVDGYEVTVFEKEKMLGGMLTLGIPSYRLGKKVINAEIDILRELGVTFKTGVEVGKDVSLQELRSEGYEAFYVAIGAQLGRKIGLEGEDAKGVLTGIDFLRKVNLGEDLKLTGNTVVIGGGNVAIDVARTATRIGASKVDMFCLEDREQMPALKEEIDEAICEGIEISNSWGPKRIVTENGRVVGVEFKKCISVIDSSGNFNPVFDENKTKIVKADNVLISVGQAMDWGSILENSKANLNANQTIKADSFTLQTDEPDVFAGGDSMTGPSFAIDAISMGKEAAISIHRFVHPGQSLVIGRDRREFYSFNKEDLIIDGYDRTPRQRTEHVDAAKAKKSFDDLRSTFTEEQVKKESERCLGCGVTTVDEYMCLGCGACTTRCKFDAIGLVRKYDEENVELEKLKPLVVKQVIKRKGKITARKVNKFVTGVFSSKDN